In a genomic window of Spirochaetales bacterium:
- a CDS encoding DUF1573 domain-containing protein, giving the protein MHKKRLWIILIIIIGTIAILPYCTGGKGPEIFIDGDRYKFGEVVEGKEIVFTFFISNTGTKDFLIEELYVSCECVIVKEYDRIIKPGTRGSIYGVIRTTGFRGFISKSIKLKTNIGGIEPVLTMEGTVVAKPE; this is encoded by the coding sequence ATGCATAAAAAAAGGTTATGGATCATTCTCATCATTATTATAGGCACAATAGCTATTCTTCCCTATTGTACGGGTGGCAAGGGCCCGGAAATTTTCATCGACGGCGACCGCTATAAGTTCGGCGAGGTGGTCGAAGGGAAAGAAATCGTCTTTACCTTTTTTATTTCCAACACCGGAACCAAAGATTTCCTTATCGAAGAACTCTATGTATCCTGCGAATGCGTGATCGTCAAGGAATATGACCGTATTATCAAACCGGGTACCCGCGGGAGTATCTATGGGGTGATCCGGACGACCGGTTTCAGGGGATTCATATCCAAATCAATCAAACTCAAAACAAATATCGGCGGCATCGAACCCGTTCTTACAATGGAAGGCACGGTCGTCGCCAAACCCGAATAA
- a CDS encoding helix-turn-helix transcriptional regulator — protein sequence MDEKEGDFISISIKQNVIVFILSIIPFFMLVIPIIDILTMSIVIFPTDAFGNSIDAHTNQKRGGNPEIEDFTFDKNAMMMTCFLREGVSLPMIFISMYLDNTGEPLDLSGYESVLLRITEATNKKAVIFIKTFVEGFSEKKPINPVTLRHNQYILQRVPQQEEYSIRLEEFEIPSWWRDCMSVNGKPVPEETFDEVYGFDMYFNPEESDNTFGKRGHITIEKIVFHRPMSSAGILISCIVALYCLTFCVIVAAKKNKRAEKKLPRQKPLAIVSYRNKELQRIESFIESHYNNPGISTGMVYKRLGIPASRVFRLCLEEYNLTFKQLINTMRIKEAKRLLRETDLRIIDIALNLGFNDISYFNKLFKKQEHVSPSGYRKKRE from the coding sequence ATGGATGAAAAAGAAGGTGATTTTATTTCAATTTCAATAAAACAGAATGTAATCGTTTTTATCCTTTCTATTATACCCTTTTTTATGCTCGTAATCCCGATCATCGATATCCTTACCATGTCAATCGTCATTTTTCCGACCGACGCTTTCGGAAACAGTATTGATGCGCACACCAATCAGAAGCGAGGCGGTAACCCCGAAATCGAGGATTTTACTTTCGACAAGAACGCAATGATGATGACCTGTTTCCTCAGGGAAGGGGTCAGCTTACCAATGATCTTTATTTCCATGTATCTCGACAACACAGGTGAGCCGCTTGATCTCTCCGGTTATGAATCGGTTTTACTGCGGATTACCGAAGCGACGAATAAAAAAGCTGTAATATTCATCAAGACATTTGTCGAGGGTTTTTCAGAAAAAAAACCGATAAATCCCGTTACTCTGAGGCATAACCAGTACATACTCCAACGTGTTCCCCAACAGGAAGAATATTCGATCCGGCTTGAAGAATTTGAAATACCGTCGTGGTGGCGCGATTGCATGAGTGTGAACGGAAAGCCGGTACCGGAAGAAACATTCGATGAGGTTTATGGGTTTGACATGTACTTCAATCCCGAGGAGTCGGACAACACATTCGGCAAACGTGGACATATTACGATCGAGAAAATCGTATTTCATCGTCCGATGTCTTCGGCCGGTATTCTTATCTCCTGTATTGTGGCCCTTTATTGTTTGACATTTTGCGTTATCGTTGCCGCAAAAAAAAATAAACGGGCTGAAAAAAAACTTCCCCGTCAAAAGCCATTGGCAATAGTATCGTATCGGAATAAAGAATTACAACGGATCGAGAGCTTTATCGAATCACATTATAACAATCCGGGGATATCGACCGGCATGGTATACAAAAGACTCGGCATTCCGGCATCGCGTGTGTTCAGACTTTGTCTGGAAGAATATAATTTAACTTTCAAGCAGCTTATCAATACGATGAGGATAAAGGAGGCCAAAAGGCTTCTGCGTGAAACCGATCTCAGGATAATCGATATCGCCCTTAATCTGGGCTTTAATGATATTTCATACTTCAACAAACTCTTCAAGAAACAAGAACATGTATCCCCGTCCGGATATCGGAAAAA